From Demequina capsici, one genomic window encodes:
- a CDS encoding M13 family metallopeptidase gives MTKRSGINTEEFSTEVRPQDDFFRYVNGEWERTHEIPGDRSADGSFYTLRDKAEKHVRKIIEKAGADSQIGALYASFMDVDRANALGTTPLELELSLIEEASDHAALATVVGTLQRHGVTGLVGYYVFADKADPDRNVVYMSQSGLGLPDEAYYREDAHAQTREKYVAHVDRMAGLTSVEFDGAAIMALETEIASHHWDVVKSREAELTHNPTTLAALAADAPGFAWTAWAEAIHLPADAHELLVAGEPDFFTGIASTWAATDLDAWKAYLRWRVVNSRAAYVTEELSKANFDFYGTVLSGAVTQRDRWKRGVGIVEAVLGELVGQEYVKIHFPAGHKQHMDTLVANLIAAYRSSITSLTWMTDDTKRRALDKLEQFTPKIGYPDRWRDYTGLTLAADDLIGNIRAASAFEEDWEWGKIGKPVDRSEWLMTPQTVNAYYLPVANEIVFPAAILQPPFFHPGADDAINYGGIGSVIGHEIGHGFDDQGSKYDGTGKLDDWWTEADREAFTQRTTMLISQYDSYSPAQLSDEHHVNGALTIGENIGDLAGVEIALKAYEIALGHPIEEAPELNGLSALQRFFVGYALTERMKVRDEALITRLNTDPHSPSEFRVNGIVRNMDAWYEAFGADVDDAMWLPDEERVRIW, from the coding sequence ATGACGAAGCGCTCCGGGATCAACACTGAAGAGTTCTCCACCGAGGTCCGTCCGCAGGACGACTTCTTCCGCTACGTGAACGGCGAGTGGGAGCGGACGCATGAGATCCCTGGGGACCGCTCCGCCGACGGCTCCTTCTACACGCTGCGCGACAAGGCGGAGAAGCACGTCAGGAAGATCATCGAGAAGGCCGGTGCCGACTCGCAGATCGGAGCGCTGTACGCGAGCTTCATGGATGTGGACCGGGCGAACGCGCTCGGAACCACCCCGCTCGAGCTCGAGCTGTCGCTCATCGAGGAGGCGTCCGACCATGCGGCGCTCGCCACGGTCGTCGGCACGCTCCAGCGCCATGGCGTCACGGGGCTCGTCGGCTACTACGTGTTCGCCGACAAGGCCGACCCTGATCGCAACGTCGTCTACATGTCGCAGAGCGGTCTGGGGCTGCCTGACGAGGCGTACTACCGCGAGGACGCGCACGCGCAGACGCGCGAGAAGTACGTCGCCCATGTGGACCGCATGGCAGGCCTGACGAGCGTCGAGTTCGACGGCGCCGCAATCATGGCGCTCGAGACGGAGATCGCCTCGCATCACTGGGACGTCGTCAAGTCTCGCGAGGCCGAGCTGACGCACAACCCCACGACCCTCGCGGCGCTCGCCGCCGACGCGCCCGGCTTCGCCTGGACCGCGTGGGCCGAGGCGATCCACCTCCCCGCCGACGCGCACGAGCTGCTGGTGGCCGGGGAGCCCGACTTCTTCACCGGGATCGCCTCGACGTGGGCCGCCACCGACCTCGACGCCTGGAAGGCCTACCTGCGCTGGCGCGTGGTGAACTCACGCGCCGCCTACGTGACCGAGGAGCTCTCCAAGGCGAACTTCGACTTCTACGGCACCGTCCTGTCGGGCGCCGTCACCCAGCGTGACCGCTGGAAGCGCGGCGTGGGCATCGTCGAGGCCGTGCTGGGCGAGCTCGTGGGCCAGGAGTACGTCAAGATCCACTTCCCTGCCGGGCACAAGCAGCACATGGACACCCTGGTCGCGAACCTCATCGCGGCCTACAGGAGCTCGATCACGTCGCTCACCTGGATGACCGACGACACGAAGCGGCGCGCGCTCGACAAGCTCGAACAGTTCACCCCGAAGATCGGCTACCCCGACAGGTGGCGCGACTACACGGGACTCACGCTCGCCGCCGACGACCTGATCGGGAACATCCGCGCCGCCTCCGCGTTCGAGGAGGACTGGGAGTGGGGCAAGATCGGCAAGCCGGTGGATCGCAGCGAGTGGCTCATGACCCCGCAGACCGTCAACGCGTACTACCTCCCGGTGGCCAACGAGATCGTCTTCCCCGCCGCGATCCTGCAGCCGCCGTTCTTCCACCCGGGGGCCGACGACGCGATCAACTACGGCGGGATCGGATCCGTGATCGGGCACGAGATCGGGCACGGCTTCGACGACCAGGGCTCCAAGTACGACGGGACCGGCAAGCTCGACGACTGGTGGACCGAGGCGGACCGCGAGGCGTTCACGCAGCGCACCACCATGCTGATCTCCCAGTACGACTCGTACTCGCCTGCGCAGCTGTCCGACGAGCACCACGTGAACGGTGCGCTCACCATCGGCGAGAACATCGGGGACCTCGCGGGCGTGGAGATCGCGCTCAAGGCGTACGAGATCGCGCTCGGCCACCCGATCGAGGAGGCGCCGGAGCTGAACGGGCTTTCCGCCCTGCAGCGGTTCTTCGTCGGCTACGCGCTCACGGAGCGCATGAAGGTACGCGACGAGGCCCTGATCACGCGGCTCAACACCGACCCTCACTCTCCCAGCGAGTTCCGCGTCAACGGCATCGTGCGCAACATGGATGCCTGGTACGAGGCGTTCGGCGCCGACGTGGACGACGCCATGTGGCTGCCCGACGAGGAGCGCGTCCGCATCTGGTGA
- a CDS encoding ABC transporter ATP-binding protein, whose translation MVRNEDEARRLIAEAPQIPDLWRRIGALFTPYRSHLVLTAVLVVAASGAAVVPPLLVKRIFDDALFPTDGSGTVGTPDVALLTELVAAMIGIFIAAAMLGVWQTYVTSTVGNRVTGDLRVRLFTRLQSMELGFFTRTKTGVIQSRLQNDVGGVAGVLTTFVQSVVGNVVTVAASLVAMILLDWRLTLLAVILMPALVVVQRRVGLVRQRIAARTQESLSEMTAITQETLSVSGILLSKTYNRQRFETARYSDENANQIRLQVQQAMSGQWFFGLVNIVMSSVPAIVYLAAGWLLASGSAEAAGGTLSAGTIVAFTTLQARLLFPLMALMRVALEVQTSRALFARIFEYLDMEPAIADAPDAKDAADVPGPMGRIEFRDVGFRYPGAREDATPTLVDVSFTAEPGETHAFVGPSGAGKTTIVYLAARLHEATAGTVLFAGEAVRRLTHESIVDRIGVVTQETYLFHDTIAANLRYARPDATDAELEEACRAANIHDTIASFADGYATIVGERGYRLSGGEKQRIAIARVLLKDPPVLLLDEATSALDTVSERVVQEALDAAARGRTTLVVAHRLSTVAAADVIHVVEGGRIVESGSHAELVTRGGLYSDLAAAQRQ comes from the coding sequence ATGGTCCGCAACGAGGACGAGGCGCGACGCCTGATCGCCGAGGCGCCCCAGATCCCTGACCTCTGGCGGCGGATCGGCGCGCTCTTCACCCCCTACAGGTCGCACCTGGTGCTGACCGCGGTGCTGGTGGTCGCCGCCTCGGGAGCCGCGGTCGTGCCGCCCCTGCTGGTCAAGCGGATCTTCGACGATGCGCTCTTCCCCACCGACGGCTCGGGGACCGTGGGCACGCCCGACGTGGCGCTCCTCACCGAGCTGGTCGCGGCGATGATCGGCATCTTCATCGCCGCCGCCATGCTCGGCGTGTGGCAGACGTACGTGACGTCGACCGTCGGCAACAGGGTCACAGGGGACCTCAGGGTCCGGCTCTTCACCAGGCTGCAGTCCATGGAGCTCGGCTTCTTCACCCGCACCAAGACCGGTGTCATCCAGTCGCGCCTCCAGAACGACGTGGGCGGCGTCGCCGGGGTCCTCACCACCTTCGTGCAGTCGGTCGTGGGCAACGTCGTCACCGTGGCTGCCAGCCTCGTCGCGATGATCCTGCTCGACTGGCGGCTGACGCTGCTCGCAGTGATCCTGATGCCCGCGCTCGTCGTGGTGCAACGACGCGTGGGGCTGGTGAGGCAGAGGATCGCCGCTCGCACCCAGGAGAGCCTGTCCGAGATGACCGCGATCACCCAGGAGACCTTGTCCGTCAGCGGCATCCTGCTGTCCAAGACGTACAATCGCCAGCGCTTCGAGACCGCCCGCTACTCCGATGAGAACGCGAACCAGATCCGCCTGCAGGTGCAGCAGGCGATGTCCGGCCAATGGTTCTTCGGGCTCGTGAACATCGTCATGTCGTCGGTGCCCGCGATCGTGTACCTCGCGGCGGGCTGGCTCCTCGCCTCAGGTTCCGCGGAAGCCGCTGGCGGCACGCTGTCCGCGGGAACCATCGTGGCGTTCACCACCCTTCAGGCCAGGCTGCTGTTCCCGCTGATGGCCCTCATGCGGGTGGCGCTCGAGGTGCAGACCTCCCGCGCTCTCTTCGCGCGCATCTTCGAGTACCTGGACATGGAACCTGCCATCGCCGACGCGCCCGACGCGAAGGATGCCGCCGACGTGCCGGGTCCCATGGGGCGGATCGAGTTCCGTGACGTCGGCTTCCGGTACCCGGGTGCGCGGGAGGACGCCACGCCCACGCTGGTCGACGTGTCGTTCACGGCGGAGCCCGGCGAGACCCACGCGTTCGTGGGGCCTTCGGGCGCAGGCAAGACCACCATCGTCTACCTCGCAGCACGCCTGCATGAGGCGACCGCCGGCACGGTGCTCTTCGCGGGTGAGGCGGTGCGCCGGCTCACGCACGAGTCGATCGTGGACCGGATCGGCGTGGTCACGCAGGAGACGTACCTCTTCCATGACACCATCGCCGCGAACCTCCGCTACGCCAGGCCCGACGCGACCGACGCTGAGCTCGAGGAGGCGTGCAGGGCTGCGAACATCCACGACACCATCGCCTCCTTCGCGGACGGCTACGCGACGATCGTCGGGGAGCGCGGCTACCGCCTGTCGGGAGGCGAGAAGCAGCGCATCGCGATCGCGCGCGTGCTGCTCAAGGATCCGCCGGTGCTGCTGCTCGACGAGGCCACCAGCGCGCTCGACACCGTCAGCGAGCGCGTGGTGCAGGAGGCGCTCGACGCGGCGGCGCGCGGTCGGACCACGCTGGTGGTCGCGCACCGGCTGTCGACGGTCGCCGCTGCCGACGTGATCCATGTGGTCGAGGGAGGGCGGATCGTGGAGTCGGGGTCTCACGCGGAGCTGGTGACCCGAGGAGGCCTGTACTCCGATCTCGCGGCGGCGCAGCGACAGTAG
- a CDS encoding EAL domain-containing response regulator, which produces MTPLDPTHARVLIVDDDDLVGRMAKAMVTACGAQARLEATVADFLEAHDTWGPSHVMVDLVLGHDDGLMVLEELAHRRSTAAVIVSSGQDMRVLESALRFASAHGLVIAGALAKPYSRARLAEMLSQRTESPFAGRHASTPSLTADTPVVTADSLREALAAGQITVALQPKVSCSTGKAVGYEALARCIDSNGLAIPPGAFVPVAEANGLASELTNAVMRSALSWFASSRLPHSQTISINISAAEVSESRLDQRLVALAHEAGVDPSRVIVEVTETAAMSDPVTSLKRLTRLRLEGFQVSLDDFGTGYSSMLELVRLPFSELKVDRSFVATATTSEESRTVVRSIIDLGHALGMTCTAEGVESQADLDLLMQMGCDTVQGFYLGRPMWPADLATWEPPEHVFATHLA; this is translated from the coding sequence GTGACCCCCCTCGACCCGACTCACGCACGTGTCCTCATCGTCGATGACGACGATCTGGTGGGCCGCATGGCGAAGGCCATGGTCACGGCCTGCGGTGCGCAGGCACGCCTGGAGGCGACCGTCGCAGACTTCCTCGAGGCGCACGACACGTGGGGGCCCAGCCACGTGATGGTGGACCTGGTGCTCGGCCACGACGACGGCCTCATGGTGCTCGAGGAGCTCGCGCATCGCCGGAGCACCGCCGCGGTCATCGTCTCGAGCGGCCAGGACATGCGCGTGCTCGAGTCGGCGCTGCGCTTCGCGAGCGCCCACGGGCTGGTCATCGCAGGAGCGCTCGCCAAGCCGTACTCGCGGGCTCGGCTCGCAGAGATGCTGAGCCAGCGCACCGAGTCGCCGTTCGCCGGCCGGCACGCCTCCACTCCGTCCCTGACCGCGGACACGCCTGTCGTGACAGCGGACTCGCTGCGCGAGGCGCTCGCAGCCGGACAGATCACGGTCGCGCTGCAGCCGAAGGTCTCGTGCAGCACCGGCAAGGCCGTGGGCTACGAGGCGCTGGCGCGCTGCATCGACTCGAACGGCCTGGCGATCCCGCCGGGCGCGTTCGTCCCGGTGGCGGAGGCGAACGGCCTGGCGTCCGAGCTCACGAACGCGGTGATGCGCAGCGCGCTGTCATGGTTCGCGTCGTCGCGCCTGCCGCACAGCCAGACCATCTCGATCAACATCTCGGCCGCGGAGGTGAGCGAGAGCAGGCTCGACCAGCGCCTCGTCGCGCTCGCGCATGAGGCCGGGGTCGATCCGTCTCGTGTGATCGTCGAGGTGACGGAGACCGCGGCCATGTCGGATCCCGTGACCTCGCTCAAGCGCCTCACACGATTGCGACTCGAGGGCTTTCAGGTCTCGCTCGACGACTTCGGCACCGGGTACTCCTCGATGCTGGAGCTGGTGAGGCTTCCGTTCTCCGAGCTGAAGGTCGACAGGAGCTTCGTGGCGACTGCGACGACGTCCGAGGAGTCGCGCACCGTCGTCAGGTCGATCATCGACCTGGGTCACGCGCTGGGGATGACGTGCACGGCCGAGGGCGTCGAGAGCCAGGCGGACCTGGATCTGCTGATGCAGATGGGGTGCGACACGGTGCAGGGCTTCTACCTGGGGCGTCCGATGTGGCCGGCCGACCTCGCGACGTGGGAGCCGCCCGAGCACGTGTTCGCCACCCACCTCGCCTGA
- a CDS encoding hybrid sensor histidine kinase/response regulator has translation MPEHRPLGRHTWIDVTLVAVGVLAVFAVDLVSDIPVGVSAGYAMFILIGMLVERVALILWTGAASLVLLATASLADPHSATFTLTGGNFVFNRSAQALGIVLVVILAVVGVRRREALARRASTLSSSVHELEYTTQELRDEQARLVALAESMPVPVWLSDASSTINYISEGMRTYLGTAPRDRAEWLAVVHPHDRSNLVDVLDQALPAGQSYEIEARLRRHDGAYRAHLIRTTPLAQAVPASMGTQHQWWSTATDIEELRQSQRDAAQLAREHLDTLESIDDGVITYTSDLHFAYVNPAAARMFGTGPAELVGRHVWEVYPHVRTSEVGDAFDSVRRTGQPVHLTQHATTIDKWFELTISSAPAGFTTYLKDVTEIREMSQRLERANRLESVGSLTGGIAHDFNNLLTVIIGGAEALAEEDLTEPAEQMRAMIAEAADRGSNLIRALLAFARRQTLHPEPTDIADALAALRPLLDRTLGGAVTVRLDIAEDLPPVMVDRGKLDNAMLNLAINARDAMVDGGVVRVTAARVAHGGERHICDVDLPAGDYVRVSVTDTGIGIGPEALPRLFEPFYTTKPTGGGSGLGLAMAWGFASQSGGTLTVDSEPGRGSEFALYLPVAGAEPRTVVPPVDAVPATGSGTVLLVEDDELVRGYTATRLASLGYDVLEAADGRRALEILDTTDDVALLLTDMVMPGGMSGQELAHEARARRPRLPVLCVSGYTDNVLAADGRIDPDAELLTKPYTVHQLAERVARLVSQEGSVE, from the coding sequence ATGCCCGAGCATCGCCCGCTAGGGCGGCACACATGGATCGATGTGACGCTCGTGGCCGTCGGCGTGCTCGCGGTGTTCGCCGTCGACCTGGTGTCCGACATCCCGGTCGGCGTGTCGGCTGGATATGCGATGTTCATCCTGATCGGGATGCTGGTGGAGAGGGTCGCGCTCATCCTGTGGACCGGCGCGGCGTCGCTGGTACTGCTCGCGACCGCATCCCTCGCGGATCCCCATTCCGCCACGTTCACCCTCACCGGCGGCAACTTCGTCTTCAACCGCTCCGCGCAGGCACTGGGGATCGTCCTGGTGGTCATCCTTGCCGTCGTCGGCGTGCGGCGACGCGAAGCGCTGGCACGGAGGGCGAGCACCCTGTCGTCCTCGGTGCACGAGCTGGAGTACACGACCCAGGAGCTGCGCGACGAGCAGGCGCGCCTCGTCGCTCTCGCGGAGTCGATGCCGGTGCCCGTGTGGCTCTCCGATGCGAGCTCGACGATCAACTACATCTCGGAGGGCATGAGGACGTACCTGGGAACCGCGCCGCGTGATCGTGCCGAGTGGCTCGCCGTGGTGCATCCCCACGACCGCTCGAACCTGGTCGACGTCCTCGACCAGGCGCTGCCCGCAGGCCAGTCCTACGAGATCGAGGCACGGCTCCGCCGCCACGACGGTGCGTATCGCGCTCATCTGATCCGCACCACGCCCCTTGCCCAGGCCGTGCCCGCCAGCATGGGGACGCAGCACCAGTGGTGGTCCACCGCGACCGACATCGAGGAGCTGCGCCAGAGCCAACGTGACGCCGCGCAGCTGGCGCGCGAGCACCTCGACACGCTCGAGTCGATCGACGACGGTGTCATCACCTACACGTCGGACCTGCATTTCGCGTACGTGAACCCTGCGGCGGCGCGCATGTTCGGCACGGGCCCCGCCGAGCTCGTCGGAAGGCACGTGTGGGAGGTCTACCCGCACGTGAGGACGTCCGAGGTGGGCGACGCGTTCGACAGTGTGCGCCGCACGGGCCAACCGGTCCACCTCACCCAGCACGCGACCACGATCGACAAGTGGTTCGAGCTCACGATCTCCTCCGCCCCGGCGGGCTTCACGACCTATCTCAAGGACGTCACCGAGATCCGCGAGATGTCGCAGCGGCTGGAGCGCGCCAACCGCCTGGAGTCGGTCGGCAGCCTCACCGGCGGCATCGCCCACGACTTCAACAACCTCCTGACGGTCATCATCGGCGGCGCGGAGGCGCTCGCGGAGGAGGACCTCACCGAGCCGGCCGAGCAGATGCGCGCGATGATCGCCGAGGCCGCGGACCGCGGGTCGAACCTGATCCGCGCACTGCTCGCCTTCGCTCGTCGCCAGACGCTCCACCCCGAGCCCACGGACATCGCCGACGCGCTCGCGGCGCTTCGCCCCTTGCTGGACCGCACGCTCGGAGGGGCGGTCACCGTCCGGCTGGACATCGCCGAGGACCTGCCCCCGGTGATGGTCGACCGCGGCAAGCTCGACAACGCCATGCTCAACCTGGCGATCAACGCTCGCGACGCGATGGTCGATGGCGGCGTCGTCCGGGTGACGGCAGCTCGCGTGGCCCACGGTGGGGAGCGTCACATCTGCGACGTCGACCTGCCCGCCGGCGACTACGTGCGCGTCAGCGTCACGGACACAGGCATCGGGATCGGGCCTGAGGCGCTGCCCCGACTCTTCGAGCCGTTCTACACGACGAAGCCGACCGGCGGCGGATCGGGCCTGGGCCTGGCGATGGCATGGGGCTTCGCGAGCCAGTCGGGCGGCACCCTCACCGTCGACTCGGAGCCCGGACGTGGGTCGGAGTTCGCGCTCTACCTGCCGGTGGCCGGCGCCGAGCCGCGGACCGTCGTGCCCCCTGTCGATGCCGTCCCAGCGACCGGCTCCGGCACCGTGCTGCTGGTCGAGGACGACGAGCTGGTGCGCGGCTACACCGCGACGAGGCTCGCGTCGCTCGGCTACGACGTGCTCGAGGCGGCCGACGGCAGGCGCGCGCTCGAGATCCTCGACACCACGGACGACGTGGCCCTCCTGCTCACGGACATGGTGATGCCCGGCGGGATGTCGGGGCAGGAGCTCGCGCACGAGGCCCGGGCGCGACGCCCCCGGCTGCCCGTGCTGTGCGTGTCCGGCTACACCGACAACGTGCTCGCCGCCGATGGCAGGATCGACCCGGACGCCGAGCTGCTCACCAAGCCGTACACGGTCCACCAGCTGGCCGAGCGCGTCGCCCGACTCGTCTCACAGGAAGGGAGCGTCGAGTGA
- a CDS encoding alpha-glucosidase produces MSSDWWKSAVVYQIYPRSFQDSDGDGIGDLRGIRQRLGYLQALGVDVLWLSPIYASPHADNGYDISDYRAIDPAFGTMGDFDALLADVHARGMRLVMDLVVNHTSDEHPWFLESRASRHSAKRDWYWWHAPRDGYDLGDDGAEPTNWRSFFSGPVWEPDEDSGEYFLHLFHKKQPDLNWENPEVRGAVYDMMRWWLDKGVDGFRMDVINLISKVLPLQDGRPGAGGLGDGFPFVVCGPRMHEYLQEMHREVFEGRDAQLITVGEMPGVTTEDALLVTDPDRHELDMVFQFEHVDVDHGPGGKFDVLPLDLVRLKEIMGRWQTELGERGWNSLYWDNHDQPRIVSRFGDDGEHRARSAKALAAVLHLMRGTPYVYQGEELGMTNAGLESIDDYRDVESLNAYEELLAQGWTEERVMAGLKDVSRDNARTPVQWDATPHAGFTTGTPWLKVTPNHTWLNASAQVDDLDSVWSFYRALIAMRHDDPVVAHGSFEMLLAEHPQIFAYRRRLDEAVLTVVANLSGEPADAPEEVVAGHQVLRNVHPVRDDASGEDGQGDAAVGESVGERPALQPWEVRVLRSA; encoded by the coding sequence GTGAGCAGCGACTGGTGGAAGTCCGCGGTGGTGTACCAGATCTACCCGCGGAGCTTCCAGGACTCCGATGGGGACGGCATCGGCGACCTGAGGGGGATCCGGCAGCGTCTGGGCTACCTGCAGGCGCTGGGCGTCGACGTGCTGTGGCTCTCGCCGATCTACGCCTCCCCGCACGCCGACAACGGCTACGACATCTCGGACTACCGTGCGATCGACCCCGCCTTCGGCACCATGGGCGACTTCGATGCCCTGCTCGCGGACGTCCACGCGCGAGGCATGCGTCTGGTGATGGACCTGGTGGTCAACCACACCTCCGATGAGCACCCGTGGTTCCTCGAGTCGCGCGCGTCCAGGCACAGCGCCAAACGCGACTGGTACTGGTGGCATGCGCCGCGCGACGGTTACGACCTGGGTGACGACGGCGCCGAGCCGACGAACTGGCGCAGCTTCTTCTCCGGCCCCGTCTGGGAGCCTGACGAGGATTCCGGCGAGTACTTCCTGCACCTCTTCCACAAGAAGCAGCCGGACCTCAACTGGGAGAACCCTGAGGTGCGGGGCGCCGTCTACGACATGATGCGCTGGTGGCTCGACAAGGGCGTCGACGGATTCCGGATGGACGTGATCAACCTCATCTCGAAGGTGCTGCCCCTGCAGGACGGCCGGCCAGGCGCGGGCGGGCTCGGCGACGGTTTCCCCTTCGTCGTCTGCGGACCGCGCATGCACGAGTACCTCCAGGAGATGCACCGCGAGGTCTTCGAAGGACGCGACGCACAGCTGATCACCGTGGGCGAGATGCCGGGCGTCACCACCGAGGACGCCCTGCTGGTCACCGATCCTGATCGCCATGAGCTCGACATGGTCTTCCAGTTCGAGCACGTGGACGTCGACCACGGGCCCGGTGGCAAGTTCGACGTGCTGCCGCTCGACCTGGTGCGGCTCAAGGAGATCATGGGTCGATGGCAGACCGAGCTGGGCGAGCGCGGGTGGAACAGCCTCTACTGGGACAACCACGATCAGCCTCGCATCGTGTCGCGCTTCGGCGACGACGGCGAGCACAGGGCGCGCTCGGCGAAGGCGCTCGCGGCCGTGCTGCACCTCATGCGCGGCACGCCGTACGTCTACCAGGGCGAGGAGCTCGGGATGACGAATGCGGGCCTCGAGTCGATCGACGACTACCGCGATGTCGAGTCCCTGAACGCGTATGAGGAGCTCCTGGCGCAGGGGTGGACCGAGGAGCGGGTCATGGCTGGGCTGAAGGACGTGAGCCGTGACAACGCGAGGACCCCGGTGCAGTGGGACGCGACGCCGCATGCAGGCTTCACGACCGGCACTCCGTGGCTGAAGGTCACGCCCAACCACACGTGGCTGAACGCCTCCGCGCAGGTGGATGACCTCGACTCCGTGTGGTCCTTCTATCGCGCGCTCATCGCGATGCGGCACGACGACCCCGTGGTCGCGCACGGATCCTTCGAGATGCTGCTCGCTGAGCATCCGCAGATCTTCGCCTACCGTCGGCGGCTCGATGAAGCCGTGCTGACGGTCGTCGCGAACCTGTCAGGGGAGCCGGCGGATGCGCCCGAGGAGGTCGTCGCCGGCCACCAGGTGCTGCGGAACGTCCACCCCGTCCGGGACGACGCATCGGGCGAGGACGGGCAGGGTGACGCGGCCGTCGGAGAGAGCGTGGGCGAGCGGCCTGCGCTGCAGCCGTGGGAGGTCCGCGTCCTCCGCAGCGCCTGA
- a CDS encoding ribose-5-phosphate isomerase — protein sequence MRLHIAADHAGFELKQHLIAHFGAQGVEVVDHGAFEYDALDDYPAFCIAAAEAVAQAPGDLGIVIGGSGNGEQLAANRVAGIRAALIWSEETARLARQHNDAQIGSIGARMHSLDDATAIADAFVAEPFSHDARHQRRIDLMTEYEARR from the coding sequence ATGCGTCTCCACATCGCCGCGGACCACGCCGGGTTCGAGCTGAAGCAGCATCTGATCGCGCACTTCGGTGCGCAGGGTGTCGAGGTCGTCGACCACGGCGCCTTCGAGTACGACGCCCTCGACGACTATCCGGCGTTCTGCATCGCCGCTGCCGAGGCCGTCGCGCAGGCCCCCGGCGACCTGGGCATCGTGATCGGCGGGTCCGGCAACGGGGAGCAGCTCGCGGCCAACAGGGTCGCAGGCATCCGCGCCGCGCTGATCTGGTCGGAGGAGACGGCGCGCCTGGCGCGTCAGCACAACGATGCGCAGATCGGGTCGATCGGCGCGCGGATGCACTCGCTCGACGACGCCACCGCCATCGCCGACGCGTTCGTCGCGGAGCCCTTCAGCCACGACGCCCGCCATCAGCGTCGGATCGACCTCATGACGGAGTACGAGGCTCGTCGGTAG